From bacterium, the proteins below share one genomic window:
- a CDS encoding SagB/ThcOx family dehydrogenase yields the protein MLSRRNFLSKIGLLSLSVPFFNKWFAPPEATSAPNLDIAEQYHQESRHTLLNILLGRETNKHTPPLFKKYIEAEKIKLPQDFKYRGISVEEAIIRRRSRRNFIQKPISLKELSCLLYYASGITQGKGSQGLRAAPSAGALYPIEIYPVIYLVEGIKPGIYHYSIENHLLELLKQGDYRQKLSQHCLGQEFVGKSAVAFIMTAIFARTKSKYHHRAYRYALIEAGHIAENLYLSAISMGLGICAVGAFFDDPINQTLEIDGIKESAIYITVVGNQVISNRVRV from the coding sequence TTGCTTTCCAGACGCAATTTCCTGAGTAAAATTGGACTTTTAAGTTTAAGTGTCCCATTTTTTAATAAATGGTTCGCGCCGCCAGAGGCTACTTCCGCACCTAATCTGGATATTGCAGAACAATATCACCAGGAAAGTAGACATACATTACTCAATATACTTTTAGGTAGAGAGACTAATAAACATACCCCACCTTTATTCAAAAAATACATAGAGGCAGAAAAGATTAAATTACCACAGGATTTTAAATATCGGGGAATATCGGTTGAAGAGGCGATTATTAGAAGGAGGTCGAGACGAAATTTTATTCAAAAACCGATTTCATTAAAAGAATTATCTTGCTTGCTTTATTATGCCAGTGGGATAACGCAAGGAAAAGGCTCACAGGGATTACGAGCCGCACCTTCTGCCGGGGCACTTTATCCCATAGAAATTTATCCTGTTATTTATCTGGTTGAAGGTATAAAACCTGGAATATACCATTATTCTATTGAAAACCATTTATTAGAATTACTAAAACAGGGAGACTATCGTCAGAAACTTTCACAACACTGTTTAGGACAAGAGTTTGTTGGAAAATCTGCGGTAGCATTTATTATGACCGCTATATTTGCCAGGACAAAATCGAAATATCATCATCGTGCCTACCGTTATGCATTGATTGAAGCCGGACATATTGCTGAAAATCTCTATCTATCTGCCATCTCAATGGGATTAGGCATTTGTGCTGTAGGCGCCTTTTTCGACGACCCAATCAACCAGACACTTGAAATTGATGGGATAAAAGAATCAGCAATATATATTACAGTGGTAGGAAATCAGGTTATCAGTAACAGGGTACGTGTTTAG